Genomic DNA from Thermotoga petrophila RKU-1:
GGACTCGGCTACACCGTGTTCTATATTCGCGAAATAGCCAGCTTCTTTGTTCTCATCTATCCAAAGAGTGTAAGAGCGGAAGCGAGAGAGTTTTTCCGTGATGTGTACGCGAGTATGGGGAGGTACATAAGGGTCATCTTCATAAATGCTGTGATAATAGGACTCTCTTACTGGATTGTTTTCGAAGCTTTCAACTTGAAGTACAGCGCCATCATAAGCCTCTGGGCTTTTGTGACCAACTTCATTCCAATCGTTGGAGTGGTCCTGGAATACATCCCTGTACTTCTTTTTTCTCTCACTCTCGGTGTGAAAGGTGTTCTTCTCATAGCACTCTTTGCGATCCTCATACATGCCGTTGCCTTCGTTGTCTTCATTCAGCTGATGAAAGGCCTCGAAAAGCTGAATCCCGTTTACATAATCTTGTCCATCCTGTTTTTTGGGAAACTCTTCGGATTGTTCGGATCTTTTGTGGGAGTGCCGCTCGCTCTGTTTTTCAAAGTCTTCTGGAGGAAATTTCTCAGGCCCCTTTTTGAGGCGGGGTGAGAGTTTTGAGAATTATCTTCATTCTTCTTCTACTGATACCTTCTCTTCTAACTATGGCGCTATCCCTTGAGGAAATAAAAAGCCTTTCGAAGACGAATCTGGACAATGCCATAGATCTTTTTCTCGACTACATGAAAAAGCACCCCTCTGATCCAGAATTAGAAAATGTTGGAGAGTTTCTCTTTGCCAAAAAAAAGCTCGTTGAAAAACACCCCTCCCTCTCTCGGGAAATCATCTCAGAAGACTTTCATGGTCTCCTTGAAAAACTAAGAGACACAGAAGAAATGTTCTCCGAGGAAGAATCACCACTGCTGGAAAAAATCTTTCCAGAGCTGAAGAGTTTTGCTGAGAAACTGCAAGACGTGGAGGAATTTCTCTCTTCACCATTTTTCTGGAAACTCGGCATCAGTTTGAAAATAGAAAACCCCGAGAAGTTCGCCGAAGATCTTGTGAACAGGTTTCTTGAAGATCCTTTCGTGTTCTCATTCGAGGTGGTGGAGGCTCTCTCGAAGGTGGAAAATGCCGAAGAAATAGCCTACCATCTTGTGAGAAAAGCAAAGGAGATACCTCTGAAAGAGGAGAGTTACTCCTATATTCTGAGACTTTTTGAAGTGGCACATCACTTGGGATACAGTGAAACAGACGAACTCGAAGAACAGATAAAGAAATACTTTTCCATCTCTGCAAAGGTGAACGCCTCTGGGAACGTGGAAGAGATCCTCGACGAGTACGAACAGCTCACCATTCCCAAGGAAAAGCTCAGAGAAAAACTGGCCGCTGTTTCAAAAAAGTCGAAGGTGTCTGAAGAGAAAAGAGGTAGATATTACCCGTTTCTCCTGGTTCTTCTTGCTCTACCGTTTCTTTCTGCTCGATTCAGAGCGTCTTTTTACAGGAGAATCGGCATGAAAAAAAGAGCAGCTTCGATTTATTTGAAGCTGCTCCAGAAACAGCCGGAAAACGTGAAGCTTCGATTGAAGCTCGCCCGTCTTTACGAAGAAATCGGCATGCACGAAGAAGCGATGAAAGAGTACGAAATCATAAAGAAACTCTCTTAAGCCTGGACCCAGTAGTTCGGAGATTCTTTCGTTATGATGATGTCGTGTGGATGGCTTTCTTTCACTCCAGCTGGAGTGATTTTCACGAAGACTGCCTTTTCCTGGAGTTCTTTTATTGTTCTGGCACCGATGTATCCCATACCGGATCTGAGTCCGCCCACAAGCTGATGCACCACGTCTTTTACGGTTCCTTTGTACGGCACCATACCCTCTATTCCTTCGGGGACAAACTTGTTTTCCCCTTCCTGACCGTATCTGTCCGCACTTCCAGATCTCATAGCGCCAAGGCTTCCCATACCTCTGTAGGCCTTGTACTTTCTACCCTGATACAGTATCGTTTCTCCCGGTGCCTCTTCGGTACCGGCAAAGATACTTCCGACCATGACACTCTCGGCACCGGCTGCAAGTGCTTTCACAATGTCTCCAGAGTATCTGATTCCTCCATCCGCTATGATGGGAACGTCGTACTTTCTCGCAACTTCAGAACATTCCATAACGGCTGTGAGCTGCGGAACACCAACACCAGCTACCACTCTCGTTGTACAGATCGATCCGGGACCCACACCTACTTTCACAGCGTCCGCTCCCGCCTTTATGAGCGCCTCCGTTCCTTCCGGGGTCGCCACATTTCCGGCCACTACCGGCAAATCCGGGTAGTCTGCTTTTATCATCTCGAGGGTCTCTATCACTCTTCTGGAGTGACCGTGAGCGGTATCTATGACGATCACATCCACACCCGCTTTTACGAGCTTTTCCACCCTTTCCATGGTTTCAGGACTCGTTCCAACCGCTGCGCCCACGAGAAGCCTTCCCTTTTCGTCCCTCGCCGCGTTGGGATGTTCTATCACACTCATTATGTCCTTGATGGTGATCAATCCAACGAGCTTGTTGTCTTTTGAGACGAGGGGAAGTTTCTCTATTCTGTGCTGGTGGAGAATTTCTTTTGCTTTTTCAAGGGAGATGTCTGGAGGGGCAACGATGAGCTTTTCTCTTGGTGTCATCAGATCTTTTATCTTCTTTGAAAGGTTCTTTTCGAACCTGACATCTCTGTTTGTGAGCAGGCCAACAAGCCTTCCCTCTTCGTCCACAACGGGAAGTCCACCTATTTTGTACTCTGCCATGAGATCAATTGCTTCTTTCACCGTCATATCCGGGGTTACGGTGATAGGATCGTATATGATGCCGTTTTCGGTCTTCTTTACGATCGATACCTGGCGCGCCTGTTCATCGGGAGTGAGATTTTTGTGAATGATTCCAATGCCGCCTTCCCTTGCGAGAGCCTTTGCCAGAGCCGCTTCGGTCACTGTGTCCATGGCGGCACTCACAAGTGGTATATTTATTCGTATCTGTCTTGTGAGCCTGGTGTCTATTTTCACGTCTTTTGGAAGGACTTCGCTGTACTGTGGAACAAGCAGCACATCGTCAAAGGTCAGGGCTTCTTTCATCCAATCCCTCCTCAAACGATCATCTCGTGTTTTTCAATAATCTTCCCGGACTCAGGTCCTATTCCGAACACGCTCCAGTTACCCGCAATAAATCTCTCGTAGGCCCTTCTGTAGTCTTCTTTCGAAACGTTCTTTATTCTCTCGACCCTTTCCTCTATGGTTTCCAGAGAGTCGTGAGAGAGATTATCGATCACAAAACTCATCATGCCGGCTGGATTGTCTGTGACCATATCGAGCTTTCCAAGGTATCTCGTCTTTCCGTATTCGAAATTCTTCATGAAGAGAGATTCATTGGAGAGAACTTCTTTCATCTTCGAGAAGAACTCATCTATCTTTTCAGGAGAAAGAGCCGCGTACACGATGATGATTCCTGTTTCCTTCAGCGCGTAGATCTGAGAGAACACATCGTAAACGAAGCCCTCTTTCTCCCTTATTTCGTGGAACAGAATGGAGCTCATTCCACTTCCCAGAGCAGTATTGAGAACATAAAGCGGGTATATATCTTCGCTGTTTCTTCCACAGATGGGTCTTGCCAAGGCAATGTGTACCTGCTCTAGGTCGTTCCTCACGATGTATCTGGGTTCCGTGTGTTCGAACGAAGGTGGAGGTGGAAGAGGATCTCCTGGCTTGTTCCTTTCTAATTCGCTCAATTCTTTTTCCAGAAGA
This window encodes:
- a CDS encoding AI-2E family transporter yields the protein MKEFRKILEDKAFFFTTLYILISFLVFKIFPDVFAVIVLMVFFTLLLDPVIRFLEKLKFGKYFSRVAALLLFFFVMVYSLYMIIPPVFNEFGSFIEFMTKVFESKIWKDYIKSPELMPVFDKIMNFLEPKLTDFLNYVFSLVTTNFVSVTTIIVFTLFGLGYTVFYIREIASFFVLIYPKSVRAEAREFFRDVYASMGRYIRVIFINAVIIGLSYWIVFEAFNLKYSAIISLWAFVTNFIPIVGVVLEYIPVLLFSLTLGVKGVLLIALFAILIHAVAFVVFIQLMKGLEKLNPVYIILSILFFGKLFGLFGSFVGVPLALFFKVFWRKFLRPLFEAG
- a CDS encoding M16 family metallopeptidase, which translates into the protein MERHTVNEIEIFTIPFDKARTISCAFLIKKGSAHEPEELAGISHFIEHMAFRGTKSYDHFSLKYTVEVVGGTLNAFTDKLATAYYAKVPEFHFGKTLNVLKEITFYPIFSPEDTEIERKIILEEYKMSQDDPTSKLFDTLVETVWPGPYGRPIIGRKETIEKISSEDLREYHRKNYNLPDTKIILAGKVNDDYLSLLEKELSELERNKPGDPLPPPPSFEHTEPRYIVRNDLEQVHIALARPICGRNSEDIYPLYVLNTALGSGMSSILFHEIREKEGFVYDVFSQIYALKETGIIIVYAALSPEKIDEFFSKMKEVLSNESLFMKNFEYGKTRYLGKLDMVTDNPAGMMSFVIDNLSHDSLETIEERVERIKNVSKEDYRRAYERFIAGNWSVFGIGPESGKIIEKHEMIV
- the guaB gene encoding IMP dehydrogenase, encoding MKEALTFDDVLLVPQYSEVLPKDVKIDTRLTRQIRINIPLVSAAMDTVTEAALAKALAREGGIGIIHKNLTPDEQARQVSIVKKTENGIIYDPITVTPDMTVKEAIDLMAEYKIGGLPVVDEEGRLVGLLTNRDVRFEKNLSKKIKDLMTPREKLIVAPPDISLEKAKEILHQHRIEKLPLVSKDNKLVGLITIKDIMSVIEHPNAARDEKGRLLVGAAVGTSPETMERVEKLVKAGVDVIVIDTAHGHSRRVIETLEMIKADYPDLPVVAGNVATPEGTEALIKAGADAVKVGVGPGSICTTRVVAGVGVPQLTAVMECSEVARKYDVPIIADGGIRYSGDIVKALAAGAESVMVGSIFAGTEEAPGETILYQGRKYKAYRGMGSLGAMRSGSADRYGQEGENKFVPEGIEGMVPYKGTVKDVVHQLVGGLRSGMGYIGARTIKELQEKAVFVKITPAGVKESHPHDIIITKESPNYWVQA
- a CDS encoding tetratricopeptide repeat protein, which produces MRIIFILLLLIPSLLTMALSLEEIKSLSKTNLDNAIDLFLDYMKKHPSDPELENVGEFLFAKKKLVEKHPSLSREIISEDFHGLLEKLRDTEEMFSEEESPLLEKIFPELKSFAEKLQDVEEFLSSPFFWKLGISLKIENPEKFAEDLVNRFLEDPFVFSFEVVEALSKVENAEEIAYHLVRKAKEIPLKEESYSYILRLFEVAHHLGYSETDELEEQIKKYFSISAKVNASGNVEEILDEYEQLTIPKEKLREKLAAVSKKSKVSEEKRGRYYPFLLVLLALPFLSARFRASFYRRIGMKKRAASIYLKLLQKQPENVKLRLKLARLYEEIGMHEEAMKEYEIIKKLS